From Candidatus Nomurabacteria bacterium, one genomic window encodes:
- a CDS encoding type II secretion system protein, which yields MMCFQINRQAGMTFVEMIVVISIASILLLVITNSIVNLYRSNSVALAQSGEVEQARRGMTEWSQDVKEMTNAEDGTFPVAIIDEHHFGYYSDTDLDSTVEYVEYILATTTLRKYTYDPTGSPATYDLTTPDSTEILSLYVQNINQGTSTFFYYDNVGNQLSSTSPIIDVRYIKAQFIINIDPNRTPGQFMLRSSIAPRNLKDNL from the coding sequence ATGATGTGTTTCCAAATCAACAGGCAAGCAGGAATGACATTTGTTGAGATGATCGTGGTTATCAGTATTGCGTCAATTCTACTGCTTGTTATCACAAACAGTATTGTGAATTTGTATCGTAGCAACTCAGTAGCACTGGCGCAGTCAGGTGAGGTTGAGCAAGCACGGCGCGGTATGACTGAGTGGTCTCAGGATGTTAAAGAAATGACGAACGCAGAAGATGGTACTTTTCCTGTTGCGATCATTGACGAACACCACTTCGGGTACTATAGCGACACAGACCTAGACAGTACGGTTGAGTATGTTGAATACATCCTGGCAACGACAACGTTGCGAAAGTATACCTACGACCCTACCGGGTCTCCGGCGACGTATGACCTTACGACTCCTGATTCAACGGAGATCCTTTCATTGTATGTTCAAAATATTAATCAGGGCACCTCAACGTTCTTCTACTATGATAATGTTGGCAACCAGTTGAGTTCTACGTCGCCAATAATTGACGTGCGGTACATCAAAGCGCAATTCATTATTAATATTGATCCGAATCGTACTCCAGGTCAGTTTATGCTCAGGTCAAGTATTGCACCTCGTAATCTAAAGGATAATCTATAG
- a CDS encoding triose-phosphate isomerase, which yields MKKTTPLIVGNWKLNPVTLTDAAALGQAVAKSRKAIPEPYVAVAPSFPYLAEVGKKIKKSTVALAAQDVFYEPVGPFTGEVSVPQLKDLDVAFVIIGHSERRALGETDEQVAKKVLAVLKHQLTPIVCIGERERDEHGHFFTFVESQLRSLASVLTSVQIKKVVIAYEPIWAIGTGNTATPDDVKEMQLFIESVLTKLYDRPTAKKVRLLYGGSVKPQNAAELHKVGDMQGFLVGGASLKAADFAAIITAVS from the coding sequence ATGAAAAAAACCACCCCCTTGATCGTCGGTAACTGGAAACTCAATCCAGTAACGCTGACCGATGCAGCTGCTTTAGGACAAGCTGTGGCAAAATCACGCAAGGCAATTCCGGAACCGTATGTTGCGGTTGCGCCGTCGTTTCCATATCTCGCTGAAGTTGGGAAGAAGATCAAGAAGAGTACTGTAGCGCTAGCAGCACAGGATGTGTTCTACGAACCAGTTGGACCGTTTACGGGGGAGGTGTCAGTTCCGCAACTTAAGGATCTTGATGTTGCTTTTGTGATCATTGGTCACTCAGAACGCCGCGCCCTGGGAGAAACTGATGAACAAGTCGCCAAAAAAGTCCTTGCAGTTTTGAAGCATCAACTTACGCCGATTGTGTGTATCGGTGAACGTGAGCGTGATGAACATGGTCACTTCTTTACCTTTGTAGAGTCGCAGCTCCGGAGCTTGGCGAGCGTGCTTACATCAGTACAGATTAAAAAGGTAGTGATCGCATACGAGCCGATCTGGGCGATCGGCACCGGTAATACCGCTACTCCAGATGATGTAAAAGAAATGCAGCTTTTTATTGAAAGTGTTTTGACAAAACTGTACGACCGCCCAACAGCAAAGAAAGTACGTTTGCTCTATGGTGGCTCAGTAAAGCCGCAGAATGCAGCTGAGCTCCACAAGGTAGGTGACATGCAAGGTTTCTTGGTTGGCGGCGCGAGTCTCAAGGCGGCTGATTTTGCAGCGATTATTACAGCAGTAAGTTAA
- the recJ gene encoding single-stranded-DNA-specific exonuclease RecJ has translation MSSYVFPDNSKEIPTIADGVSSLVNQLLAARGILDTEEAAEFLAPDYNSQLHDPALLHGIDKAVARIKTAMEKNERIAIFSDYDCDGIPGAVVLHDLFKALKYENFTNYIPHRHYEGFGLSTEAIDKLVADGVSLAITIDCGTSNIEEVAHANKVGLDIIITDHHEPEETLPEAVAVVNPKLGEYPFPDLCGAAVAFKLAQAVLAEVEHDLTPGWEKWWLDMVGVATIADMVPLRGENRVLAHYGLQVLRKSRRPGLQQLLKKNRLNQLYLTEEDVGFTIGPRINAASRMDTPEDAFHMLSETDIVKAGERVEHLEKLNTERKSQVALMTKDLHKRLKNMEEIPGVLVMGHNDWRPSLVGLAANKLAEEYGRPAFLWGVDGNGVYKGSCRSGGTVSVVKLMQAAPEVFIEAGGHHASGGFSVKEEHIFTFGERLNQAMAELGAAASVDEPTIVDAELRLDDVNQLLMNDLAKLAPFGCGNHKPLFAFRAVTPSTVELFGKTKEHTKLTFSTESGRLEAITFFKTPEQFTAEPKPDVPCTVIAHAEQSFFMGRRQIRLRVIDVL, from the coding sequence ATGTCTTCTTACGTTTTCCCTGATAATTCTAAAGAAATTCCAACCATTGCCGATGGAGTGTCGTCGTTGGTGAACCAGCTTTTGGCGGCGCGAGGAATTCTCGATACTGAAGAGGCTGCGGAATTCCTCGCGCCAGACTACAATTCTCAGCTCCACGATCCGGCACTCCTCCACGGTATCGATAAAGCAGTGGCGCGCATTAAGACTGCGATGGAAAAGAATGAGCGCATTGCGATCTTCAGTGACTACGACTGCGATGGTATCCCGGGTGCGGTGGTGCTGCACGACCTTTTTAAGGCGCTCAAGTACGAAAACTTCACCAACTACATCCCGCACCGACATTACGAAGGATTTGGTCTCAGCACTGAAGCGATCGACAAGCTCGTTGCAGACGGCGTGTCGCTCGCGATCACGATCGATTGTGGTACTTCTAATATCGAAGAAGTCGCCCATGCGAACAAAGTTGGTCTCGACATTATCATTACCGATCATCACGAACCAGAAGAGACACTGCCAGAAGCAGTGGCGGTGGTGAACCCAAAGCTTGGTGAGTATCCCTTTCCAGATCTCTGCGGCGCGGCGGTAGCTTTTAAGTTGGCGCAGGCAGTGCTGGCGGAAGTAGAACACGACCTTACCCCAGGCTGGGAGAAATGGTGGCTCGATATGGTGGGGGTGGCGACGATCGCCGACATGGTGCCACTGCGTGGTGAGAATCGTGTACTGGCACACTATGGCCTGCAGGTACTCAGGAAGTCGCGTCGCCCAGGCCTCCAACAACTACTCAAAAAGAATCGACTCAATCAGCTGTATCTTACGGAAGAAGATGTTGGTTTCACGATCGGTCCACGAATCAATGCTGCCTCGCGTATGGATACGCCCGAAGACGCGTTTCATATGTTGTCTGAAACAGATATTGTAAAAGCTGGTGAGCGAGTGGAGCACCTGGAGAAACTCAATACCGAACGAAAATCACAAGTCGCGCTTATGACCAAAGATCTCCATAAGCGGCTGAAAAACATGGAAGAAATTCCAGGTGTACTTGTGATGGGGCACAACGATTGGCGACCATCGCTCGTGGGGCTCGCTGCCAACAAGCTGGCTGAAGAGTATGGCCGGCCGGCGTTTCTTTGGGGAGTCGATGGCAACGGTGTATACAAAGGTTCATGTCGTTCGGGCGGCACAGTGAGTGTGGTGAAGCTCATGCAGGCAGCGCCAGAGGTGTTTATCGAAGCGGGTGGTCACCATGCGTCGGGTGGATTCTCGGTGAAGGAAGAACATATCTTTACCTTTGGCGAGCGGCTGAACCAAGCGATGGCGGAGCTCGGCGCTGCAGCCTCGGTAGATGAACCAACCATCGTCGACGCCGAGCTCCGCCTCGACGACGTCAACCAGCTCTTGATGAACGACCTCGCTAAGCTTGCCCCTTTCGGCTGCGGTAATCACAAGCCTCTTTTTGCGTTTCGCGCTGTCACGCCAAGCACTGTCGAACTGTTTGGAAAGACCAAGGAACATACGAAGCTCACCTTCTCGACTGAAAGCGGTCGTCTCGAAGCAATCACCTTTTTCAAAACCCCGGAGCAATTTACCGCAGAACCAAAGCCCGATGTGCCCTGTACAGTCATTGCGCACGCTGAACAGTCATTTTTTATGGGCCGCCGACAGATCCGGCTACGCGTTATCGACGTACTCTAG
- a CDS encoding type II secretion system F family protein: MTQFTYTGEDTSGTKVSNTVEAEDRFAVYAIARSQGHTVASIKEKHGAGFGRFLNIDKINFYLNRVSDDELIMSTRNLGSMLVAGLTVPRALSVIERQSKNPRLKGTMKRLVERINQGDPFHDALREFPKTFSDLYVSMIRAGEESGKLAESLQTLAIQMERANNLKKKIKGAMIYPSIVIIVMVVIGILMMIYVMPQITGVFEGMDKELPATTEFLIATSNFLVEYTVVAIGSMIGIIFGFIYFLRTKWGKIASSWLVVRLPVIGKLAKEANAARTARTLSSLLESGVDMIQSVEITEEVLQNVYYKAVLRDAAKRVEKGTALSETFIERQDLYPVLVGEMILVGEETGQIAGMLGELAIFYETEVERKTKDLSTIIEPLLMVVIGGGVGFFALALIAPIYSISEGIG, translated from the coding sequence ATGACACAGTTTACATACACAGGTGAAGATACGAGTGGAACCAAGGTCTCTAATACGGTCGAGGCTGAAGATCGCTTTGCAGTGTATGCTATTGCTCGCTCGCAGGGTCATACAGTTGCTTCTATTAAAGAGAAACATGGTGCTGGATTTGGTCGGTTCCTAAATATTGATAAAATAAATTTTTACTTGAATCGGGTAAGTGATGACGAGCTGATCATGTCGACCCGTAATCTCGGTTCAATGCTCGTAGCTGGTTTGACAGTACCTCGAGCGTTGTCGGTGATAGAACGACAAAGCAAAAATCCGCGTCTCAAGGGCACCATGAAACGTTTGGTTGAGCGTATTAACCAAGGAGATCCGTTTCATGATGCACTTAGAGAATTCCCTAAAACGTTCAGTGATCTGTACGTTTCTATGATACGAGCAGGTGAGGAGAGTGGTAAGTTGGCTGAATCACTGCAGACACTTGCGATCCAGATGGAACGTGCTAACAATCTTAAGAAAAAGATCAAAGGTGCCATGATCTATCCATCGATCGTCATCATTGTTATGGTGGTGATCGGTATTTTGATGATGATCTACGTAATGCCACAGATCACTGGTGTGTTTGAAGGTATGGATAAAGAATTGCCTGCTACCACAGAATTTCTCATTGCGACCAGCAATTTTCTTGTAGAGTATACGGTAGTGGCGATTGGGAGTATGATCGGTATTATCTTTGGATTCATATACTTTCTCCGTACAAAGTGGGGGAAGATAGCATCGTCTTGGCTGGTGGTTCGATTACCAGTCATTGGAAAGTTGGCTAAAGAAGCTAATGCAGCCAGAACGGCACGTACTCTCTCCTCTTTGCTTGAGTCAGGTGTAGACATGATCCAGTCAGTTGAGATAACTGAGGAGGTGTTACAAAATGTCTATTACAAAGCTGTCTTGCGTGATGCTGCAAAGCGGGTTGAAAAAGGTACTGCTCTTTCGGAGACTTTTATTGAAAGACAAGATCTTTACCCTGTATTGGTAGGGGAAATGATACTGGTTGGTGAGGAGACTGGTCAGATCGCGGGTATGCTTGGTGAATTGGCGATCTTTTACGAGACTGAAGTAGAGCGAAAGACGAAAGACCTTTCAACGATCATAGAACCACTGCTTATGGTGGTCATCGGTGGTGGTGTTGGTTTCTTTGCTCTGGCTTTGATCGCGCCAATTTACTCGATCTCAGAAGGTATTGGATAA
- a CDS encoding HIT family protein, giving the protein MSTIFTKIINREIPSQFVYEDDVCVVVMDKFPAISGQTLVIPKVEVDYAFDLDDETYAHIFAVAKKITKASDKAFSTFRTCLVVEGFEVPHVHIKLYPMTEKQSLGAAISGTPEPADDAVLAEQAEQIKTAL; this is encoded by the coding sequence ATGAGCACTATTTTCACCAAAATTATCAATCGTGAGATCCCATCTCAGTTTGTGTACGAAGACGATGTTTGCGTCGTGGTAATGGATAAATTCCCGGCTATTTCAGGCCAAACGTTGGTCATCCCAAAGGTTGAAGTTGATTATGCCTTTGACCTCGACGATGAAACGTACGCACACATCTTTGCGGTAGCGAAGAAAATAACCAAAGCCTCTGATAAGGCATTCAGCACCTTTCGCACTTGCTTGGTAGTTGAGGGATTTGAGGTACCACACGTACACATTAAGCTCTATCCAATGACCGAAAAACAAAGCCTTGGCGCTGCTATTTCAGGCACACCAGAACCGGCTGATGATGCTGTTCTAGCTGAGCAGGCTGAGCAGATCAAAACTGCATTGTAA
- a CDS encoding reverse transcriptase-like protein, protein MKRVEIFTRGLSKGNPGPAAIAAHITDETGAVMYELSEAIGNATDTYAEYFAVIKALQAAQELFPDQSDIIVELRLTDQSVKMQLNNEEVITNPGLVPFFIEIHNLRVAHFPRLIITHVRRKRNVAVDHLVNTLLDV, encoded by the coding sequence ATGAAACGAGTAGAGATATTCACGCGTGGGCTCTCTAAAGGTAATCCCGGTCCTGCTGCTATTGCAGCGCATATAACTGATGAAACAGGCGCTGTTATGTACGAGCTTTCTGAAGCTATCGGTAACGCTACTGATACGTATGCCGAATACTTTGCGGTCATCAAGGCACTGCAGGCTGCACAAGAACTCTTTCCTGATCAGAGTGATATCATCGTTGAACTGCGGCTGACTGACCAGTCAGTCAAAATGCAATTGAACAACGAGGAGGTGATCACCAATCCTGGGCTTGTACCATTTTTTATTGAAATTCATAACTTGCGGGTGGCGCACTTTCCGCGTTTGATCATCACGCACGTACGACGAAAACGAAACGTTGCCGTTGATCATCTAGTAAATACACTACTTGACGTCTGA
- a CDS encoding ComEC family competence protein: protein MSLVEYGMHAGLVYGGLLAVVVGIGLETVFKWSIEVAAWLLVLAVGVGLVGRRKSKAFSPLLLFITLALTAMALGMVRTQHVAAQFAESPLQAAVGEEVSLTGVVVTEPDYRERTVHLYVQTDTDKILVTTDRLAQVSYGDQVSIEGKLSTPESFTTELGRTFNYPGYLLARGVQYTISFATIEVLSTRQGNPVIAALLSAKARFIAALQQVIPEPASGLGTGLLLGVKSALGDDIEEDFRRTGIIHIVVLSGYNVMLVVAFILFCLSFLLPLRWRLVAGVVAVAVFALVVGLSATVVRASVMAGLVLLAQFLGRRYHVLRALLFAGVVMLLLNPYLLLYDIGFQLSFMATLGLVLLLPHFESTVIEKGKSIGVREFFLSTLATQIAVLPLLMYHIGEVSLIALVVNVLVLPMVPFAMLLTFATGVVALVSVTLASAFGYIAYLSLAYILLVAEWFANIPFATIVVPGFAWWGVLLMYGVMFFILVWYQKRKGRSEGLPDWVIEDEEVVAGAEPELRSGSAPAHDLPIFFR, encoded by the coding sequence TTGTCACTGGTAGAATACGGCATGCATGCTGGTTTGGTGTACGGAGGTCTGTTGGCGGTAGTGGTCGGTATTGGGCTTGAGACAGTTTTCAAGTGGTCGATTGAAGTTGCCGCGTGGTTGCTGGTGTTGGCGGTTGGGGTGGGGTTGGTAGGGCGGCGAAAAAGCAAAGCTTTTTCGCCGCTACTCCTTTTCATCACCCTTGCCCTCACCGCCATGGCGCTTGGCATGGTGCGAACACAGCATGTTGCTGCTCAGTTTGCTGAGTCACCACTTCAAGCGGCGGTTGGAGAAGAGGTATCGCTCACTGGTGTGGTGGTGACCGAACCAGACTATCGTGAACGAACGGTTCACCTGTATGTGCAAACAGACACAGATAAGATCCTCGTCACTACCGATCGACTTGCCCAAGTCTCATACGGTGATCAGGTATCGATCGAAGGGAAGTTATCGACTCCGGAGTCATTTACCACCGAGCTCGGTCGGACCTTCAACTACCCAGGATATCTTTTGGCGCGTGGCGTACAGTACACGATCTCTTTTGCCACTATCGAAGTGCTTTCTACTCGGCAGGGCAATCCAGTCATTGCAGCACTCCTGTCTGCCAAAGCACGCTTCATTGCTGCATTGCAGCAAGTCATCCCAGAGCCAGCCTCTGGACTTGGTACCGGTCTTTTGCTTGGAGTGAAGTCTGCCCTTGGTGACGATATTGAAGAAGATTTTCGCCGCACCGGCATCATTCATATTGTGGTGCTCTCTGGATACAACGTCATGCTGGTGGTGGCATTTATATTGTTCTGCTTATCGTTCCTGCTGCCGCTGCGTTGGCGTTTGGTGGCAGGGGTTGTTGCGGTGGCAGTCTTTGCCCTCGTGGTAGGACTCTCGGCGACAGTGGTGCGCGCGAGTGTCATGGCTGGTTTGGTACTTTTGGCACAGTTTCTCGGTCGGCGGTATCACGTACTTCGCGCACTGTTATTTGCTGGGGTGGTGATGCTCCTTCTAAATCCCTACTTACTCTTGTACGACATCGGCTTTCAACTTTCCTTTATGGCGACGCTTGGGTTGGTGCTGCTTTTACCGCACTTTGAATCAACAGTGATTGAAAAAGGAAAAAGTATCGGCGTGCGAGAATTTTTCCTCTCGACACTCGCAACGCAGATCGCAGTTTTGCCGCTTCTCATGTATCACATTGGTGAGGTGTCGCTCATTGCACTCGTGGTCAATGTGCTGGTGTTGCCAATGGTTCCGTTTGCGATGTTGCTCACTTTCGCGACAGGTGTGGTGGCGCTCGTTTCGGTCACTCTGGCAAGTGCCTTCGGGTATATTGCGTACCTTAGCTTGGCGTACATCTTGCTGGTCGCAGAGTGGTTTGCAAACATTCCGTTTGCGACGATCGTAGTGCCGGGTTTCGCGTGGTGGGGAGTATTGCTGATGTATGGTGTTATGTTTTTTATCTTAGTGTGGTACCAGAAACGAAAGGGGAGATCTGAAGGTCTACCGGACTGGGTGATCGAAGATGAGGAGGTGGTTGCTGGCGCGGAGCCGGAACTTCGTTCCGGCTCCGCGCCAGCTCACGACCTACCCATTTTCTTTCGCTAA
- a CDS encoding nucleotide pyrophosphohydrolase, translated as MKQVETAIKQYLEERSWNDLRPSDIAKSISIEAAELLELFQWSDKTIAQVKSDEALLEELKKELADVLIYALDMAVLLDLDTERIILDKLAAVREKYPAEAMKASRKQNNPDDAGGTLYLQIKKQHREGR; from the coding sequence ATGAAACAGGTAGAAACAGCGATCAAACAATACCTTGAAGAGCGTAGCTGGAATGACTTGCGCCCATCAGATATCGCCAAGTCGATCAGTATTGAAGCAGCCGAGCTGCTTGAACTCTTTCAGTGGAGCGACAAGACTATCGCGCAGGTGAAAAGTGACGAAGCACTACTTGAGGAACTAAAAAAGGAACTCGCAGACGTGCTTATTTATGCCCTTGATATGGCAGTTCTACTCGATCTTGATACAGAAAGAATCATTCTCGATAAGCTCGCTGCGGTACGAGAAAAATATCCGGCGGAAGCCATGAAGGCTAGCCGCAAACAAAACAACCCAGACGATGCTGGCGGGACACTCTATCTACAGATCAAAAAGCAGCACCGTGAAGGTCGCTAG
- the pgk gene encoding phosphoglycerate kinase: MKDITKAGDLRGKYVLLRSSLNIPLKDGKVQNHVRLERALPTMRYLKEHGAKTIMIAHIGRDPEETLKPVFDEMQRYQSVHWGGDVLGDEFKERRELMAEGDILLAENIRQHEGETENDAAFVEQLAALADIYVNDAFAAAHREHASTYGVALKLPAYAGLTFVEEVDHLRKVLDPAAPALFILGGAKFDTKMPLVEKFLDIYEHVFIGGALANDILKAQGHEVGQSMVSEVSLVDSPIVTNKKLLAPIDVVVDGSEGRAVKRPDQVTKEEKILDVGPMTIDMLATYIEKAETILWNGPLGAYELGYTQATEITARHIAGAEGYSVIGGGDTVAAVEKLQINECFGFVSIAGGAMLAFLEHGSTSVVDLFLE, encoded by the coding sequence ATGAAAGACATCACAAAGGCAGGCGATCTCCGCGGGAAGTATGTACTGCTTCGTTCATCACTCAATATTCCTCTGAAGGACGGTAAGGTACAGAATCACGTACGCCTTGAGCGCGCACTGCCAACTATGCGGTATCTCAAAGAGCATGGAGCGAAGACAATTATGATAGCTCACATCGGACGTGACCCGGAGGAAACGCTCAAGCCAGTCTTTGATGAAATGCAACGGTATCAGTCCGTGCATTGGGGCGGTGATGTGCTCGGTGATGAATTTAAAGAGCGGCGCGAGTTGATGGCAGAGGGAGATATCTTGCTGGCAGAGAACATCCGCCAACATGAGGGTGAGACAGAAAACGATGCAGCGTTTGTTGAGCAGCTTGCTGCTTTGGCAGACATCTACGTAAATGACGCGTTTGCAGCGGCACATCGTGAGCACGCATCGACCTACGGTGTTGCTTTAAAATTGCCAGCGTATGCAGGACTGACTTTTGTGGAAGAAGTCGATCACTTGCGAAAGGTGCTTGATCCAGCTGCGCCAGCCCTTTTCATTCTTGGTGGTGCAAAGTTTGATACCAAAATGCCACTGGTTGAGAAGTTTCTCGATATCTATGAGCATGTATTTATTGGCGGGGCGCTGGCGAACGACATTTTGAAAGCACAAGGTCATGAAGTAGGGCAGTCTATGGTATCTGAGGTGTCACTCGTCGATTCACCGATTGTGACCAATAAGAAATTGTTGGCGCCGATCGACGTGGTGGTGGATGGTTCTGAGGGTCGAGCAGTGAAGCGACCTGATCAGGTCACGAAAGAAGAAAAGATCTTGGATGTGGGACCAATGACGATCGACATGTTGGCTACGTACATCGAAAAAGCAGAAACGATACTCTGGAATGGACCGCTTGGAGCGTACGAGCTTGGATACACACAGGCGACAGAGATAACAGCGCGACACATTGCTGGGGCAGAAGGGTATTCAGTCATTGGTGGTGGGGACACTGTGGCTGCGGTAGAGAAATTGCAGATCAATGAGTGTTTTGGATTTGTGTCGATCGCTGGTGGTGCGATGTTAGCTTTTTTGGAGCATGGGAGCACCTCGGTGGTTGATTTGTTTTTGGAGTAA
- a CDS encoding ribonuclease HI, whose protein sequence is METVTIFTDGAAKGNPGAGGYGAVISIGDTVIEIGDRKELTTNNEMELRAVVKALQSLPEEVTTAAIYTDSKYVVEGATGWIFGWMKNGWQTKAGTDVLHKEVWQTLASLLRKVQVEWHKVPGHVGIIGNERADKIASDFGANKAVSLYNGPKSEYGHDIDDVSYDEVKAAERSEARKRSAQKAYSYVSAVDGVVETHKTWKECEDRVKGKSGVRFKKALSAAEEQEIIADFS, encoded by the coding sequence ATGGAGACAGTAACAATTTTCACTGACGGCGCAGCGAAGGGCAATCCAGGAGCAGGTGGCTATGGTGCGGTCATATCGATTGGCGATACGGTGATCGAGATCGGCGACCGGAAAGAGCTAACGACCAATAATGAGATGGAGCTCCGGGCGGTAGTGAAAGCATTGCAAAGTCTCCCGGAAGAAGTTACGACTGCTGCGATCTATACCGACTCAAAGTACGTGGTTGAGGGTGCAACCGGCTGGATCTTTGGCTGGATGAAAAATGGTTGGCAGACCAAGGCAGGTACCGATGTGCTCCACAAAGAAGTGTGGCAGACCCTTGCGTCATTGCTTCGGAAAGTGCAAGTAGAATGGCACAAAGTACCAGGCCACGTGGGAATCATTGGCAATGAACGAGCCGACAAGATCGCATCTGACTTTGGTGCCAACAAAGCAGTGAGTTTGTACAATGGACCGAAGTCGGAGTATGGGCATGATATCGATGACGTCTCGTATGATGAAGTCAAAGCGGCCGAGCGCAGCGAAGCACGAAAGCGAAGTGCTCAAAAAGCCTATTCATATGTAAGCGCGGTTGATGGAGTGGTAGAGACACACAAGACGTGGAAAGAGTGTGAAGATCGCGTGAAAGGTAAGTCTGGAGTGCGGTTCAAGAAAGCGCTCTCAGCTGCCGAAGAACAGGAGATCATTGCTGATTTTTCGTAA